The Pseudophaeobacter arcticus DSM 23566 genome includes a region encoding these proteins:
- a CDS encoding beta-ketoacyl-ACP synthase III, which translates to MTRRAVVVGTGHYLPKRVVENAEFEASLDTSDEWIRSRSGIERRHFAAEGETTSEMATAAALAALNDAGLEAKDIDAIILATSTADLTFPSAATMVQANLGMTNGFAFDVQAVCAGFVYALTNANALILSGQAERVLVIGSETFSRIMDWTDRSTCVLFGDGAGALVLEAQTQTGSKDDRGILATDLNSDGRYKDLLYVDGGVATQNTGHLRMQGNQVFRHAVEKLAKTATTALERAELTTADVDWIVPHQANIRIIQGTAKKMGLSMDNVVVTVQDHGNTSAASIPLALSVGKARGQIKPGDLIVTEAIGGGLAWGAVVLRW; encoded by the coding sequence ATGACGCGACGTGCGGTAGTGGTTGGCACAGGACATTATCTCCCCAAACGGGTGGTGGAAAACGCGGAATTTGAAGCCTCTTTGGACACCAGCGATGAATGGATTCGGTCGCGCTCGGGAATCGAGCGGCGCCATTTTGCCGCCGAGGGTGAAACCACCTCTGAAATGGCAACCGCAGCCGCCCTGGCAGCGCTGAACGACGCCGGGCTGGAAGCCAAAGATATCGACGCCATCATCCTGGCCACTTCCACCGCCGATCTCACCTTTCCCTCTGCCGCAACCATGGTGCAGGCCAATCTGGGCATGACAAATGGCTTTGCCTTTGACGTCCAGGCCGTTTGCGCCGGGTTTGTCTATGCCTTGACCAACGCCAATGCGCTGATCTTGTCCGGCCAGGCAGAGCGTGTTCTGGTGATCGGCTCGGAAACCTTTAGCCGCATCATGGATTGGACCGACCGCTCGACCTGCGTCTTGTTTGGCGATGGCGCCGGCGCGCTTGTGCTCGAGGCCCAGACCCAGACCGGCAGCAAAGACGATCGTGGCATTCTCGCCACCGATCTTAATTCTGACGGGCGTTACAAAGATCTGCTCTATGTGGATGGCGGCGTTGCCACGCAAAACACCGGCCATCTGCGCATGCAGGGCAACCAGGTGTTCCGCCATGCGGTGGAAAAACTGGCCAAAACCGCAACCACAGCGCTGGAACGTGCCGAGCTCACCACCGCTGACGTCGATTGGATCGTGCCACATCAGGCCAATATCCGCATCATTCAAGGCACCGCCAAAAAGATGGGCCTGTCGATGGACAACGTGGTTGTGACGGTTCAGGACCACGGTAACACCTCCGCCGCCTCGATTCCGCTGGCGCTGTCGGTGGGCAAGGCACGCGGCCAGATCAAGCCCGGCGATCTGATTGTCACCGAAGCCATTGGTGGCGGTCTGGCCTGGGGCGCAGTAGTGTTGCGCTGGTAG
- the ihfA gene encoding integration host factor subunit alpha, with product MSEKTLTRMDLSEAVFREVGLSRNESAQLVESMLQHMSDALVLGEQVKISSFGTFSVRDKSARVGRNPKTGEEVPIQPRRVLTFRPSHLMKDRVADGNRK from the coding sequence ATGAGCGAAAAAACTCTTACACGCATGGATCTGAGCGAAGCTGTCTTCCGTGAGGTCGGCTTGTCTCGAAACGAAAGCGCCCAACTGGTAGAGAGCATGTTACAGCACATGTCCGATGCTCTTGTGCTGGGAGAGCAGGTGAAAATCTCGTCTTTTGGCACCTTTAGTGTCCGGGATAAGTCTGCTCGTGTTGGTCGAAATCCCAAAACCGGCGAGGAAGTTCCGATCCAGCCACGACGCGTTCTGACCTTCCGCCCTTCACATCTGATGAAAGACCGGGTCGCAGACGGAAACCGCAAATAA
- a CDS encoding MerR family transcriptional regulator yields the protein MSKSADAFRTISEVADWLGVQAHVLRFWESKFTQIKPVKRAGGRRYYRPADMLLLGGIRKLLHKDGLSIKEVQAILRDLGISHVSQMSHDLDSDGPPSDSFLPGALSKTTGGSRNAGSASSPQQTTSPSPVEEATPEDATRPSGDAANDQRPPGLSNKTSSSSDQAADVLPPLATKGASGTETAPLADETFDTRQSESFPASDLATVTDAPATVEDSLSELGSEQLPQTDPIPPSPPAETDLVQPDAATAEPEQMYMELDGPAELAPAAQTLSELGETGAVDTTPLDTAPSAADPVELMQHSPLTGESQNPAADVAVDSLEAPSQHAFPPQEQADPAYITDATELPQPPAPPSAPAATVLALLAQTSRLPAHIKADVAGCAAELRAILAAG from the coding sequence ATGTCAAAATCAGCAGACGCCTTTCGCACCATCAGCGAAGTCGCGGACTGGCTCGGCGTGCAGGCCCATGTACTGCGCTTTTGGGAAAGCAAATTCACCCAGATCAAACCCGTAAAACGGGCGGGTGGTCGGCGCTATTACCGACCTGCGGATATGCTTCTGTTGGGGGGGATCAGGAAGCTTTTGCACAAAGATGGGCTGTCGATCAAAGAGGTCCAGGCGATTCTGCGGGATCTTGGCATTTCCCATGTGAGTCAGATGTCCCACGATCTGGACTCCGATGGTCCGCCATCAGATAGTTTTTTGCCGGGCGCGCTGTCCAAAACCACCGGAGGCTCTCGGAACGCGGGTTCGGCAAGTAGCCCGCAGCAGACCACGTCCCCTTCCCCCGTTGAAGAGGCGACCCCAGAAGACGCAACGCGTCCTTCAGGGGATGCGGCAAATGACCAAAGACCACCGGGATTGAGCAACAAAACCTCCTCGTCCTCGGACCAGGCAGCTGATGTCTTACCCCCCCTGGCGACCAAAGGGGCAAGCGGGACAGAAACTGCTCCCCTCGCCGATGAGACTTTTGACACCCGTCAAAGCGAATCATTCCCTGCTTCAGATCTGGCTACCGTCACTGACGCACCGGCAACCGTTGAGGACAGCCTATCCGAACTGGGGTCCGAACAGCTGCCGCAAACGGATCCCATTCCGCCGAGCCCGCCAGCCGAGACAGATTTGGTGCAGCCCGATGCTGCTACGGCGGAACCCGAACAAATGTATATGGAGCTCGACGGCCCAGCCGAGCTCGCCCCGGCGGCCCAGACGCTGTCTGAGCTCGGCGAGACGGGAGCGGTCGACACGACACCACTAGACACAGCGCCAAGTGCCGCTGATCCGGTTGAACTTATGCAGCACTCCCCCTTGACCGGCGAGTCACAGAATCCCGCCGCCGATGTCGCAGTGGATTCGCTTGAAGCCCCCTCTCAACATGCATTTCCTCCTCAAGAGCAGGCAGACCCAGCATACATCACCGATGCAACGGAGTTGCCACAGCCCCCTGCGCCCCCCTCCGCTCCCGCAGCGACTGTCCTCGCCCTGCTTGCACAGACCTCACGCCTGCCCGCGCATATCAAAGCGGATGTTGCCGGCTGCGCCGCAGAGCTGCGCGCAATCCTGGCCGCAGGCTAA
- a CDS encoding 2'-deoxycytidine 5'-triphosphate deaminase, whose product MTGVLPSQAIEKMFQRGEITLAEPLVDGQVQPASLDLRLGTVAYRVRASFLAGRECSVAERISEFEMHRIDLTKGAVLEKGCVYLVPLMEGLALPQDVSAVANAKSSTGRLDLLTRTITDGGVEFDRIKPGYSGPLYAEICPRSFSVLVRPGMRLNQIRFRQGQAVLSDAELAELHQQSPLVDGTAVIEDGLGFSVDLRLPGSDLVGYRAKPHTGVIDLDRIGEYDPQDYWEEVHSTSGRIILDPGAFYILVSREAVQIPPAYAAEMAPYLAMVGEFRVHYAGFFDPGFGHDAAGGTGSRGVLEVRCHEAPFVLEHGQVVGRLVYERMSQLPEQLYGAGIASNYQGQGLKLSKHFKSPR is encoded by the coding sequence ATGACCGGCGTTCTACCCAGCCAAGCTATTGAAAAAATGTTTCAACGTGGTGAAATCACCCTCGCCGAACCTCTGGTCGATGGTCAGGTTCAACCCGCCAGTTTGGACCTGCGACTTGGCACCGTTGCCTATCGTGTCCGCGCCTCCTTTCTGGCGGGGCGGGAATGCAGCGTCGCAGAGCGGATCAGCGAATTTGAGATGCATCGCATTGATCTGACCAAAGGCGCAGTGCTGGAAAAGGGCTGCGTCTATCTTGTACCCTTGATGGAGGGGCTGGCGCTGCCCCAGGATGTATCGGCAGTGGCCAATGCCAAAAGCTCAACCGGGCGTCTCGATCTATTGACCCGGACCATCACCGATGGCGGCGTGGAGTTTGACCGCATCAAACCCGGCTACAGCGGCCCGCTTTATGCCGAGATATGCCCGCGCTCCTTTTCGGTGCTGGTGCGTCCGGGGATGCGGCTGAACCAAATCCGTTTCCGTCAGGGCCAGGCCGTTCTCAGCGATGCTGAACTGGCCGAACTGCACCAGCAAAGCCCCCTGGTGGATGGGACAGCCGTGATCGAAGACGGGCTGGGCTTTTCTGTCGATCTGCGCCTGCCCGGATCCGATCTGGTGGGCTACCGCGCCAAGCCGCACACCGGGGTGATTGATCTGGATCGGATCGGTGAATACGATCCGCAAGACTATTGGGAAGAGGTCCACAGCACCTCTGGCCGCATTATTCTGGATCCTGGCGCCTTTTACATTCTGGTCAGCCGCGAAGCCGTGCAGATCCCCCCGGCCTATGCCGCTGAGATGGCCCCCTATCTTGCCATGGTAGGCGAATTCCGGGTGCATTACGCTGGCTTCTTTGACCCTGGCTTTGGCCATGACGCCGCTGGCGGCACCGGCTCTCGCGGGGTGCTGGAGGTGCGCTGCCACGAAGCGCCCTTTGTCCTGGAACACGGGCAGGTGGTTGGTCGCCTGGTCTATGAGCGCATGAGCCAACTGCCCGAGCAGCTTTATGGGGCTGGCATTGCCTCCAATTACCAGGGCCAGGGTTTGAAGCTTTCCAAGCATTTCAAATCCCCGCGCTGA